Proteins encoded together in one Rana temporaria chromosome 6, aRanTem1.1, whole genome shotgun sequence window:
- the CD2BP2 gene encoding CD2 antigen cytoplasmic tail-binding protein 2: MKRRVTFLEEEEGEDEGRSSAKKTYPEAVGGPGSRFKGKHSLDSDEEDEEEDPRDSAKYNMLAPEDVEGQESATLDSEGGVQITPFNLKEEMEEGHFDSEGNYFLNKEAQIRDHWLDNIDWVQIKERAAPPPGSGEEEGSDNDEGRAPLEMKTLLEEILKFLLPGETVAKGIRRLGGDRKRPQKVRRGRGGRRGGSESRGIKAPSPAGGEEEGMEGEEKDAPMDQSDIQQQEQEDVERKEAERKAMAERKAAERKEAEEAEPLNQLISLADQMVALGVYEVYQDTYEKLAFRLRGMTAAPSLDMFADEVTEEKLEKKEESPVIDEVLWEYRWENKDSAELYGPFTSTQMQEWVDQGYFSDGVYCRRITGGQFYNSHRIDFDLYV, encoded by the exons ATGAAGAGGCGGGTGACTttcctggaggaggaggagggggaagatgAGGGGCGGAGCTCCGCCAAGAAGACG TACCCGGAGGCGGTGGGGGGTCCCGGCAGCAGATTTAAGGGAAAACATTCTTTGGACAGcgatgaggaggatgaagaggaagacCCCAGAGATTCAGCCAAATACAACATGTTGGCCCCAGAGGACGTGGAAG GCCAGGAGAGCGCCACCCTGGATTCGGAGGGGGGAGTGCAGATCACACCCTTCAACCTAAAGGAAGAGATGGAGGAGGGGCACTTTGACTCCGAGGGCAATTATTTCCTGAATAAAGAGGCCCAGATCCGAGACCACTGGCTGGACAACATTGATTGG GTTCAGATTAAGGAACGCGCGGCGCCCCCTCCCGGCTCTGGGGAGGAGGAGGGTTCAGACAATGATGAGGGTCGGGCTCCCCTAGAGATGAAGACGTTATTGGAGGAGATCTTGAAGTTTTTGTTGCCGGGGGAGACGGTGGCGAAGGGTATCCGGCGTTTAGGAGGCGACAGGAAGAGGCCCCAGAAAGTGCGGCGAGgacgaggaggaagaagaggcggATCGGAGTCTCGGGGCATTAAAGCTCCATCACCggcgggaggagaagaggaggggatggagggggaggagaaggacgCACCCATGGATCAAAGCGACATCCAGCAACAGGAGCAGGAGGATGTGGAGAGAAAGGAGGCGGAGAGGAAGGCGATGGCGGAGAGGAAGGCGGCAGAGAGGAAGGAGGCGGAGGAGGCGGAGCCTCTGAATCAGCTCATTTCTCTGGCTGACCAGATGGTGGCGCTGGGAGTGTATGAAGTGTATCAGGACACGTATGAGAAGCTGGCCTTCCGATTACGAGGAATGACTGCCGCGCCCTCCCTGGACATGTTCGCTGACGAGGTGACCGAGGAGAAGCTGGAGAAGAAGGAAG AGTCGCCGGTTATAGACGAAGTTCTGTGGGAATACAGATGGGAGAACAAGGACAGCGCCGAGCTGTACGGACCCTTCACCAGCACACAGATGCAG GAATGGGTGGACCAGGGATACTTCTCGGATGGAGTCTACTGCCGGCGGATCACCGGTGGGCAGTTCTACAACTCTCATCGGATAGACTTCGACCTGTATGTGTGA